In Lachnospiraceae bacterium, one DNA window encodes the following:
- the ttdB gene encoding L(+)-tartrate dehydratase subunit beta, translated as MLEIKDGKKILTTPISDEDLKDIHIGDIIYLNGNLTTCRDVAHRRLVEEHRPLPVDVRNNAIFHAGPIIRPLENDKFEMVSVGPTTSMRMEKFEKEFVEQTGVKVIVGKGGMGPNTEYACKNFKAIHCVFPAGNAVVAATEVEEIVRAEWRDLGMPETLWNCRVKEFGPLIVSIDTEGRNLFEENKVVFNERKEKVYEEICKHVSFIK; from the coding sequence ATGTTAGAGATCAAAGATGGAAAGAAAATTTTAACAACACCAATCAGTGACGAAGATTTAAAAGATATCCATATCGGTGACATTATTTACTTAAATGGTAACTTAACAACTTGCCGTGACGTAGCTCACCGCCGTCTGGTAGAAGAACACAGACCACTGCCTGTAGATGTGAGAAACAATGCTATTTTCCATGCAGGCCCGATCATCCGTCCTTTAGAAAATGACAAGTTTGAAATGGTTTCCGTAGGACCGACCACTAGTATGCGTATGGAGAAGTTCGAGAAGGAATTTGTAGAACAGACCGGTGTAAAAGTGATCGTAGGAAAAGGCGGTATGGGACCAAACACTGAATATGCGTGTAAGAACTTTAAGGCTATCCATTGTGTATTCCCGGCTGGAAATGCAGTAGTGGCAGCAACAGAGGTAGAAGAGATCGTCCGAGCAGAGTGGCGTGACCTGGGAATGCCTGAAACACTGTGGAACTGCCGTGTTAAGGAATTCGGACCGCTTATCGTATCAATTGATACAGAAGGAAGAAACCTGTTTGAGGAAAATAAGGTTGTATTCAATGAGCGTAAGGAAAAAGTTTATGAAGAAATCTGCAAGCATGTAAGTTTTATTAAATAG
- the ttdA gene encoding L(+)-tartrate dehydratase subunit alpha, producing MSRTEQVEQLTNYMAHFVAHIGKKLPDDIIVKLDELAEKEDSPLSKVIYQTMKRNQDLAVKLNRPSCQDTGVLQFWVKCGTKFPLIDDLEVLLKEAVVRATVDAPLRHNSVETFDEYNTGKNVGKGTPTVFWDIVPNSDKCEIYAYMAGGGCTLPGKAMVLMPGAGYEGVTRFVLDVMTSYGLNACPPLLVGVGVATSVETAALLSKKALMRPLGSHNENERAASMEKLLEDGINEIGLGPQGMGGKYSVMGVHIENTARHPSAIGVAVNVGCWSHRRGHIIFDKDLNYTITTHSGVTL from the coding sequence ATGAGCAGAACAGAACAGGTAGAGCAGCTTACCAATTATATGGCGCACTTTGTTGCCCATATCGGTAAGAAACTGCCAGACGACATCATTGTCAAGTTAGATGAACTGGCAGAAAAGGAAGACAGCCCATTATCAAAAGTAATTTATCAGACTATGAAGCGCAATCAGGATTTGGCAGTAAAATTAAACCGTCCTTCCTGTCAGGATACAGGTGTCCTTCAGTTCTGGGTAAAGTGCGGAACCAAATTCCCACTGATCGATGACCTGGAAGTACTGTTAAAAGAGGCTGTTGTAAGAGCAACAGTGGATGCACCTCTTCGTCACAATAGTGTAGAGACCTTTGATGAGTACAACACAGGCAAGAACGTTGGTAAGGGAACTCCTACTGTATTCTGGGATATCGTTCCAAACAGTGATAAATGTGAGATTTACGCATATATGGCAGGTGGTGGCTGTACACTTCCTGGAAAAGCAATGGTATTAATGCCAGGCGCAGGTTATGAAGGTGTTACCCGTTTCGTACTGGATGTTATGACTTCCTATGGTTTAAATGCATGTCCTCCACTGTTAGTTGGTGTTGGTGTTGCAACTTCCGTAGAAACAGCAGCTCTCCTTTCCAAGAAAGCTCTTATGCGTCCTTTAGGCAGCCACAATGAAAATGAAAGAGCAGCAAGCATGGAAAAACTGTTAGAAGACGGCATCAATGAGATCGGCCTTGGACCGCAGGGAATGGGCGGAAAGTACTCTGTTATGGGCGTACATATTGAAAATACTGCAAGACATCCATCTGCCATTGGTGTAGCAGTAAACGTAGGATGCTGGTCTCACCGCCGCGGCCACATTATTTTCGATAAGGACCTTAACTATACAATTACAACTCATTCGGGGGTGACTTTATAA
- a CDS encoding SLC13 family permease, with protein MSPSTITILFLLFAIVMFVMEKIPLGVTSMIVCVGLIVTGVLDAKTAFADFIDSNVILFVAMFIVGGAFFETGMANKIGGIVTKFAKSERMLIAAVMIIVGMMSGVLSNTGTAAVLIPVVIGIAAKSGYSRSKLLMPLVFAAAMGGNLSLIGAPGNMIAQSALSEIGLSFGFFEYAIVGFPILICGTLFYTTLGMKLLPDRQPKDDGAFDTTADYSNVPVWKQKLSLVILVLTLLAMIFEKKIGIKLYISGCIGALALIITGVISEKQALNSIDLKTIFLFGGTLSLAAALEKTGAGEMVAETVMNLLGENPSPYVLTFAVFMLCCIMTNFMSNTATTALLVPICVSIAQGMGADPRAVLMACVIGGSCAYATPIGMPANTMVLGAGGYTFLDYTKSGLPLIVIATIVSMIILPIAFPFFP; from the coding sequence ATGAGTCCATCAACTATAACCATCCTGTTTCTCTTGTTTGCAATTGTAATGTTTGTAATGGAGAAGATCCCGCTGGGGGTAACATCCATGATCGTTTGTGTAGGTCTGATTGTTACTGGGGTTCTGGATGCGAAGACGGCATTTGCAGATTTTATTGACAGCAATGTAATTCTCTTTGTGGCAATGTTTATTGTAGGAGGTGCATTTTTTGAAACAGGTATGGCCAATAAGATCGGCGGCATTGTTACAAAATTTGCTAAATCCGAAAGAATGCTGATCGCAGCCGTTATGATCATTGTAGGAATGATGAGCGGCGTTCTTTCAAACACCGGTACAGCGGCCGTACTGATTCCTGTTGTGATCGGTATTGCAGCAAAATCCGGTTATTCCCGTTCTAAACTATTGATGCCTTTAGTATTTGCGGCAGCTATGGGCGGTAATCTTTCGCTGATCGGTGCACCGGGCAACATGATCGCCCAGAGTGCTTTATCAGAGATCGGACTTAGCTTTGGATTTTTTGAATATGCCATTGTAGGGTTTCCGATCCTCATCTGTGGAACACTTTTTTACACCACACTTGGTATGAAGCTTTTACCGGACAGACAGCCAAAAGATGATGGGGCGTTTGATACCACAGCTGATTACAGTAATGTACCGGTCTGGAAGCAGAAACTGTCACTGGTGATCCTGGTGCTTACTTTACTGGCTATGATCTTTGAAAAAAAAATCGGCATTAAATTGTATATTTCAGGATGCATAGGAGCTTTGGCATTGATCATTACCGGTGTTATCTCTGAAAAACAGGCATTAAATTCCATTGATTTGAAGACCATTTTCTTATTTGGTGGAACCCTTTCACTGGCAGCAGCCCTTGAAAAAACAGGCGCAGGTGAAATGGTGGCAGAAACAGTAATGAATCTGCTAGGCGAAAATCCTTCACCTTATGTTTTAACTTTTGCAGTATTTATGCTCTGCTGTATCATGACAAACTTCATGTCCAATACAGCAACTACAGCACTTTTAGTTCCCATCTGTGTTTCCATTGCACAGGGAATGGGAGCAGATCCAAGAGCCGTACTTATGGCTTGCGTTATCGGCGGTTCCTGCGCGTATGCAACACCTATTGGAATGCCGGCAAATACCATGGTACTTGGAGCAGGCGGTTACACTTTCTTAGATTATACAAAGTCAGGACTGCCGTTAATTGTGATCGCGACCATAGTCAGCATGATCATTTTACCAATTGCATTTCCATTTTTCCCGTAG
- a CDS encoding GntR family transcriptional regulator: MVTLKPIKLLPARERVASALRKAIISKQINEGEVITLESTAQQLGVSVTPVREAFQILARDGLIDLKQNKGATVLGLNETTIREHYEIRAALESAACVLCCQRKADLSDIRKCLEMADEALEKKDSSSYSNYNQSFHYEIWTAAGNEKLKTMLSEMWNGLSMGLKSTEEEYARNSQEEHRQILAALESGDPKQAGEKMVFHIIRSMNDVLTRY, encoded by the coding sequence ATGGTTACATTAAAACCAATCAAATTGCTGCCTGCAAGGGAAAGAGTGGCTTCTGCGCTGCGCAAAGCCATTATTTCAAAGCAGATAAACGAAGGAGAGGTCATTACACTGGAGTCTACGGCCCAGCAGCTTGGTGTATCAGTTACACCAGTGCGGGAGGCATTTCAAATCCTGGCAAGAGATGGCCTCATTGACTTAAAACAGAATAAGGGCGCAACCGTTCTTGGCTTAAATGAAACAACCATAAGAGAGCATTATGAAATCAGAGCAGCTTTAGAAAGTGCAGCCTGTGTACTCTGCTGTCAGAGAAAAGCGGATCTTTCTGATATAAGAAAATGTCTGGAAATGGCAGATGAGGCCCTGGAGAAAAAGGATTCCAGCAGTTATTCTAATTATAACCAGTCTTTCCACTATGAGATCTGGACAGCAGCAGGAAATGAAAAGCTAAAAACAATGCTGTCAGAGATGTGGAACGGTCTTTCCATGGGCTTAAAGTCCACAGAAGAAGAGTATGCCAGAAATTCCCAGGAAGAGCACAGACAGATATTGGCAGCTCTTGAAAGCGGGGATCCGAAGCAGGCAGGTGAGAAAATGGTATTTCATATTATCCGAAGCATGAATGATGTACTGACAAGATACTAG
- a CDS encoding GntR family transcriptional regulator, whose protein sequence is MEYIGNKKKQGSIVELLRDEILAGNIPDGSEMTQNELAEGLGVSRMPVREALILLEYQGLIDRLPNNHVRVASLTEDYFRHILKNACSLEIQFLQNLREEELEELPEGELNFHREIWQNYPYSLFRKNLETVTEIYLYFVISRRNPECVWGNVQEKAEEEILLSKCIESWKSGKKEEGAGLLEAYFRKMAEKLAALHKGQ, encoded by the coding sequence ATGGAGTATATTGGAAATAAGAAGAAGCAGGGCAGTATTGTTGAGCTTTTGCGGGATGAAATATTGGCAGGAAATATACCTGATGGCAGTGAGATGACCCAGAATGAGCTGGCAGAAGGTCTGGGAGTATCCCGTATGCCAGTGCGGGAAGCGCTGATCTTATTAGAATACCAGGGACTGATCGACCGTCTGCCGAACAATCATGTACGGGTGGCTTCTCTTACAGAAGATTATTTCCGTCATATTTTAAAAAACGCTTGTAGTCTGGAAATCCAGTTTTTACAGAATTTAAGGGAAGAAGAATTAGAAGAGCTTCCTGAGGGGGAGTTAAACTTCCACAGGGAGATCTGGCAAAATTATCCTTACAGTCTTTTCAGAAAAAATCTGGAGACTGTAACCGAGATATACCTTTATTTTGTCATATCCAGACGTAACCCGGAATGTGTATGGGGAAATGTGCAGGAGAAGGCAGAGGAAGAGATATTATTAAGTAAGTGTATCGAAAGCTGGAAGTCTGGAAAGAAAGAAGAAGGAGCCGGACTATTAGAGGCATATTTTAGGAAAATGGCAGAAAAACTGGCTGCGCTCCATAAGGGACAGTAA